The Nerophis lumbriciformis linkage group LG07, RoL_Nlum_v2.1, whole genome shotgun sequence genome window below encodes:
- the LOC133609301 gene encoding general transcription factor II-I repeat domain-containing protein 2A-like, whose protein sequence is MLNEKGIDLKKVVSIATDGAPAMLGREKGLVPRLREHHPGLISYHCIIHLSVLCASLGEVYSEIMTTMMKLINFLGASSALQHRLLRTFLTEVDAAFDDLLVHNNVRWLSKGRVLERFWAIREELQVFLSQQNSAKAKQFLEFLQNAGKLEAGACLADITSHLNDLNLKLQGKKNTVCELMSEVPAFQRKLELFKSDIQEELLHFPKLLELTKGEGDHQCHLEFLEKNHSKFQDSL, encoded by the exons atgctgaatgaaaaagggatagatctgaagaaagTTGTGTCCATTGCTACTGATGGAGCTCCAGCCATGTTGGGGAGAGAGAAGGGACTGGTTCCGCGTCTGAGAGAACACCACCCTGGCCTGATATCTTATCACTGCATAATCCACCTGTCtgtcctttgtgcaagtcttggagaagtgtactctgaaatcatgacaacaatgatgaaactcataaacttcttgGGAGCATCATCTGCACTGCAGCACCGCTTGCTGCGCACATTCCTAACAGAGGTAGATGCTGCTTTTGATGATTTGCTCGTGCACAACAACGTCAGATGGCTGAGCAAAGGCAGGGTCCTGGAGCGTTTTTGGGCCATTAGAGAAGAGCTGCAAGTGTTTCTGTCCCAGCAAAATAGCGCAAAAGCAAAacagttcctggaatttctgcaAAATGCTGGGAAACTGGAAGCTGGGGCATGTTTGGCTGATATAACCTCCCATCTCAATGACCTAAATCTCaagctacaggggaagaagaACACAGTGTGTGAGCTGATGTCAGAAGTCCCTGCCTTCCAGAGGAAGCTGGAGCTTTTCAAAAGTGACATACAG GAGGAACTGCTCCACTTCCCCAAACTTCTGGAACTGACCAAAGGAGAGGGAGATCATCAGTGCCATTTGGAATTCTTGGAAAAAAATCATTCCAAATTTCAAGACTCGCTTTGA